Sequence from the Ochrobactrum vermis genome:
CAGATGGAAATGTCCACGCATCGTCAATCGAATTTCCTGCGCATGATTCGCCTATCACCTATTGCCATGGGCACGACCGCCATCAATTCCGCCGTAGAAACTGCAGGGCTTTCATTCCTAGCCATCTATGCGATGCGACTTGGCTGGAACGAAACGCAAAGCATGCAGTTGATTACTGTCTTGATGGTCGGCGCAATCGCACTTCAGCTCCCGATCGGCTGGCTATCGGACAAGATGAACAGAATTTCGCTGATTATTGGACTGACGGCGGTTTCCGCTTTCACAGCCTTTTTCTGGCCAATCCTTCTGTCAATCGAATGGCTCGCCTATCCAGTACTCTTCGTCTGGGGTGGCCTTTTCGTCGGCATCTACACGACAATGCTGGCAGTAATCGGTTCGCAGTACAGAGGTTCCGATCTGATTAGTATTTATGCCGCCATGGGCCTGTTCTGGGGTGGCGGCGCGCTGATCGGTCCTATGCTGGCGGGCGGTTTTCTTGATGTCTTTGAGCATGGTCTCCCAGTATTCGTCGGAGTCGCGTGCCTGACCTTTCTTATTTTCGCAATTCTTATCCGCAACACAATGCGGAGCGTGCCAGTAGACACCGCCATCAATGAGGTAAGTGCATGATCCGCATTCTGCTCATTCTCCTAGGTCGGGAAATTATCCAGCAACATTGGAAGACGCTGCTATGCGCGAGCATCATTTGGCTGAGCCTCGGCGCTTTCATTCTGATCGACGCTCTCGATGGCAAGACACTCATTCATTCCCGATATTTCGGCTATTTCCTGTTGCCCGATGGACTACTGAGCCTTGCGGCGGCTGCATGGAGTACCGGTACAGCTCGCAAAATGCGCATCGTTCAAGGTGTTGTTTTGCTATGCGTCGGGCTTCTGATAATCAGCGCCACGCCAGCCAGTAATTTCGCGCTCGCCATGGTGCTGGGTCTGTGCTTTCTAATCGACGGTGGAATGCGTATCGGAAGTGCGTGGGTTGTACGCTATCCACGATGGCGGCTC
This genomic interval carries:
- a CDS encoding MFS transporter; protein product: MHDGEGSVQGTLQDTHYLSLAIVIATASVFGLTYSLTAPLVAQILINDGVTETLIGANAAMHALGVLCIAPFLSKISLRYAPRLLIMLALLLSALILILFPMVPSFWLWFPLRFFLGISAEILFVLTESWASELSTNTNRGRIMAAYTASLSLGFAGGPLILSFTGFEGPLPFVVAASIALAALTIVSMPGLRQMEMSTHRQSNFLRMIRLSPIAMGTTAINSAVETAGLSFLAIYAMRLGWNETQSMQLITVLMVGAIALQLPIGWLSDKMNRISLIIGLTAVSAFTAFFWPILLSIEWLAYPVLFVWGGLFVGIYTTMLAVIGSQYRGSDLISIYAAMGLFWGGGALIGPMLAGGFLDVFEHGLPVFVGVACLTFLIFAILIRNTMRSVPVDTAINEVSA